A region from the Acidobacteriota bacterium genome encodes:
- a CDS encoding carboxypeptidase regulatory-like domain-containing protein: MVRIFRFAIIAFFISVGAGMAQTQAPAAAAAPGWHGKGRMGGRVIDEAGKLVPGVTIKFQFIPANAGPEVVTDAKGEWRLQNIAEGMWSLQYWKDGFDPRMIPVQVGGKVKEPLIELKMTKEGTDPSFAVPYGNDQARALIGQKKVAEAKAVYAKLLATYPTYNRLHLALSQCLDMEGKFAESAAELQLYVTANPTDVRVKTYLGTEYIKAKQYAEAWQVYSSIDLTQITDPLDLNDPGFMLLRASKSDEAYKYFNLAVTRFPEEASGYYYRGVASRHFAGTIDKTKTAEIKTHLIAAQGDMTKFLEMAGPTAATADDTTKQNMTMAKQVVDEIAKLLTQLK, translated from the coding sequence ATGGTCAGGATTTTCCGATTTGCCATCATCGCGTTCTTCATCTCTGTCGGCGCGGGCATGGCTCAGACGCAGGCTCCGGCCGCGGCGGCGGCGCCAGGCTGGCACGGCAAGGGCAGGATGGGCGGCAGAGTCATCGACGAGGCGGGAAAGCTCGTCCCGGGCGTGACGATCAAGTTCCAGTTCATTCCCGCCAATGCGGGTCCCGAGGTCGTGACCGACGCCAAGGGAGAATGGAGACTCCAGAACATCGCCGAAGGCATGTGGTCGCTGCAGTACTGGAAGGACGGGTTCGACCCGCGAATGATCCCGGTTCAGGTCGGCGGCAAGGTCAAGGAACCCCTCATCGAACTGAAGATGACCAAAGAGGGCACCGATCCCAGCTTCGCGGTGCCGTACGGCAATGATCAGGCACGGGCCCTGATCGGACAGAAGAAGGTTGCCGAAGCCAAGGCGGTCTATGCGAAGCTGCTCGCGACCTATCCCACGTACAATCGCCTGCATCTGGCGCTCTCGCAGTGCCTGGACATGGAAGGCAAGTTCGCCGAGTCCGCCGCCGAGCTGCAGCTGTATGTCACGGCGAACCCGACTGACGTGCGCGTCAAGACCTATCTCGGCACGGAGTACATCAAGGCGAAGCAGTACGCTGAAGCGTGGCAGGTCTACTCTTCGATCGATCTGACGCAAATCACCGATCCGCTCGACCTCAACGACCCGGGGTTCATGCTGCTGCGAGCCTCCAAGTCAGACGAGGCCTACAAGTACTTCAACCTCGCCGTCACGCGGTTCCCGGAGGAAGCGTCCGGCTACTACTACCGGGGCGTCGCGTCGCGGCACTTCGCCGGGACCATCGACAAGACCAAGACGGCCGAAATCAAGACGCACCTGATCGCGGCGCAGGGCGACATGACCAAGTTCCTCGAGATGGCCGGGCCCACCGCCGCCACTGCGGACGACACGACCAAGCAGAACATGACGATGGCCAAACAGGTGGTGGACGAGATCGCAAAGTTGCTGACGCAATTGAAGTAG